The Chlorocebus sabaeus isolate Y175 chromosome 16, mChlSab1.0.hap1, whole genome shotgun sequence genome window below encodes:
- the DUSP14 gene encoding dual specificity protein phosphatase 14 → MSSRGHSTLPRTLMAPRMISEGDLGGIAQITSSLFLGRGSVASNRHLLQARGITCIVNATIEIPNFNWPQFEYVKVPLADMPHAPIGLYFDTVADKIHSVSRKHGATLVHCAAGVSRSATLCIAYLMKFHNVCLLEAYNWVKARRPVIRPNVGFWRQLIDYERQLFGKSTVKMVQTPYGIVPDVYEKESRHLMPYWGI, encoded by the coding sequence ATGAGCTCCAGAGGTCACAGCACGCTACCAAGGACTCTCATGGCCCCTCGGATGATTTCCGAGGGAGACTTAGGAGGCATTGCTCAAATCACCTCCTCTCTATTCCTGGGCAGAGGCAGTGTGGCCTCCAATCGGCACCTCCTCCAGGCTCGTGGCATCACCTGCATTGTTAATGCTACCATTGAAATCCCTAATTTCAACTGGCCCCAATTTGAGTATGTTAAAGTGCCTCTGGCTGACATGCCGCACGCCCCCATTGGACTGTACTTTGACACCGTGGCTGACAAGATCCACAGTGTGAGCAGGAAGCACGGGGCCACCCTGGTGCACTGTGCTGCCGGGGTGAGCCGCTCAGCCACGCTCTGTATCGCCTACCTGATGAAATTCCACAACGTGTGCCTGCTGGAGGCGTACAACTGGGTGAAAGCCCGGCGACCTGTCATCAGGCCCAACGTAGGCTTCTGGAGGCAGCTGATAGACTACGAGCGCCAGCTCTTTGGGAAGTCGACAGTTAAAATGGTACAGACACCTTACGGCATAGTTCCCGACGTCTATGAGAAGGAGTCCCGACACCTGATGCCTTACTGGGGGATTTAG